ACGAATGTTCTTTTAAGAGGTAACCTAATTATAGTTTAGAAGTAAATCCGAGTTTAGTGAGTATTAAAAATAACTAAGGGATAGTATGGCTAAATAAATGTATAAATGATCAAGGAGATAAAAAATGAACGATGTAAAGATACAAAAAGAAGAAAGAGAGTGGGTTCCGTTTACAGTAATGTCCGAACAACTTTTAAATATGAGAAAGATTATTGGAGAGAAATTAAAAGTACAAAAACCGCTTTTAACAAATGAAGCAAAAGAGAGAATTTCTGATAAATTATTAACGTCATTATTGTCTGAGAAAGAAATATTGGTAACATATTTTGAAGATG
This genomic interval from Bacillus thuringiensis contains the following:
- a CDS encoding YolD-like family protein produces the protein MNDVKIQKEEREWVPFTVMSEQLLNMRKIIGEKLKVQKPLLTNEAKERISDKLLTSLLSEKEILVTYFEDGYILTSYMTVVHINPVKQIVICTDAFYKTYVFNAMDIIEIT